caaaaatcaatttttgaagtctcactgttacatacgtcgctttaacatatgggaactaagagcgaccaatgtaccaaaaaagcaaaacaaaacaaaactgcagttgcgtcaatcgtgcactatggaaaaccgaccaatgtacaccgacgtgcgtgcagcataccggtgtatgtataattttatcgtttttcacagtgaatttgaatgaactgaaatttgatgtgaagcacgcttattacgtgtcatgtaatgacgcatgccagcggaaaaaagtattgaaaaaagttttagaaaaagttttgccaactttctgcaaaggatttctcgaatcctcataattgttacatacgtcgttatgaaaaattatgcttgacatatatttttgctttcgacaTCGACCATCGACCATCAGACCATCGAGATAAAGGAAAGATCGAAGAATGGGAGggaccagagtctattatatacaCTCTAAATAATCCTCATGTCATATCCAcctgaaaaatcacgtaactgatatttttggaagaaatgtcGATTGTTACTTGACGTTAGTAACattcacctgaaattcacgtcacaattactaaaaaaaaataggTGAATATAACTGTGTGTATATGTACACAATTTGAATGAGTTTGTATTAGTGTTACAGCTTGCGTTACGTGATATTCacgtaagaaaaaaaatcaaaatggcgTCGAGTGCGGATTTAATAAATAACCTTCTGACGGATTTGCAATTTCCACGCAATTTACTGCAAAAATTGGACGGTAATTCATGTTTATATTAAGCAAATCAATTATAATATTACTTATTTCTGTTTTAGATTCTGGAATAGGTATACTAAGCCTTATAACTATTTCTGAAGAACAGTTAAGAGATTATTTGCGACTTTTGGATCTGGACGACACTGATTTCGATTCATCATACTACTACGAGCTCTTGCAGTCCTGGAGAGCTCGAAATGtaagaatatttgaaaaattatcgTTTTATGTTTACGTTCAAGTGTGTTTTTTTGTTCCCACAGAAGCCAGCTATACAGCGCTTAGTGAGTTGGTGCATATACAAAGATTTTGCAGCGGAACCACCTGCAACTCCGAAGGGAATCATTGACCCACCAGTCGATGTTTCTTGCCGAGCGCCCTGTCAATCCACAGCGTCGGTAATTCGCACTGACATACTCAcagaaaaacagatttttcaGGCCGCAGCGTCCGATACAGCTTTAGTGCCACTGGACATTTCAAGTGGGAACTGTTTTGTGAAATCGACATTACCTGCAGCCGAGGAAGAAGGAATTATTTCGCCATCATCTGGTCAAGCTACTTCTCGACTTAGCCCACCAGCAATCAATCAGATTTCCGTAGGAGGACAATCGCAGCCCTTGTCGTTAATACTATCTGAAAATCGTGCACCGATCGAGAATCTAAGTTCGAACTATTTTGTCATTGGATTAACAGAACCATCGCCAGAAGCTCCCGACTCGACTTGCCAACTCGTCCCGTCAGCGGTTCGTCCTCAAGTATCTGCAGTAGGACAGTCACAGGCACAGCACATAGCACAAGCGCTCTCTGAGCATCGCGCACCGTTCGAGATTCCAAATCCAAACTATGTTGTCCCTGGATTAACAGCAACATTGCGACAGCAACAGCATATTCAACAGAAGCTACCATCAACAGAAGCTCCCGATAAGAAAACTCCTTGCCAACCACCGAAAGCCACTTGTCAAGTTTCTTACCAACTCGCCCCGTCGGCGATTCACCCTCAAGTATCCGCAGTAGGACAGTCACAGGTACAGCACATAGAGCAAGCGCTCTCTGGGAATCGCGCACCGTTCGAGATTCCAAGCACGAACTATTTTGTCGCTGGATTAACTGTAACATCGCCAGAAGCTTCCGAGCAGGAAATCACTCGCCCACCACCCGAAAACAATGATAAAGTCGCTTGCCAACTCATCTCGTCTGTAATTCGCCCTCAAATATCCACAGGACAGGCACAGCCCTTGTCGCTAGTACTTTCTGGAAATCGCGCAAAAGTCAAAAATTCAAGTCCAACCAATTTTGTCCCTAGGTTAACAGCAATATCACCGAAAGCTTTTGAGCAGGAAAGAACTTGCCAACCACTGAAAGCCACTTGTCAAGTTGCTTGCCAACCCACGATTCGCCCTCAATTATACACAGGACAGTCACAGCACTTGTCGCAAGCACTCTCTGGAAATCGCGAACCGATCGAGATTTCAAGTCCGAACTGTTTTCTCACTGAATTAACAGAAGCATCGCAAAAAGCTCCCGAGCAGGAAACCCCTTTCCAACCGCCGAGAGCCACTTGTCAAGTAGCTGGCCAACTCGACTCGTCGGCAATTCGTCATTCAGTACCTCAGCTTGTGTCAGCAATATCAGAAATCCCGGAGAAAGAAACAATTACTCCACAAGCAGGAACCTCTAAACAAATTGTTGTATATGCTGTGGAGCAAGGTTCATTGAATACTTCGTCCTGCGCTG
The nucleotide sequence above comes from Armigeres subalbatus isolate Guangzhou_Male chromosome 3, GZ_Asu_2, whole genome shotgun sequence. Encoded proteins:
- the LOC134226482 gene encoding uncharacterized protein LOC134226482 gives rise to the protein MASSADLINNLLTDLQFPRNLLQKLDDSGIGILSLITISEEQLRDYLRLLDLDDTDFDSSYYYELLQSWRARNKPAIQRLVSWCIYKDFAAEPPATPKGIIDPPVDVSCRAPCQSTASVIRTDILTEKQIFQAAASDTALVPLDISSGNCFVKSTLPAAEEEGIISPSSGQATSRLSPPAINQISVGGQSQPLSLILSENRAPIENLSSNYFVIGLTEPSPEAPDSTCQLVPSAVRPQVSAVGQSQAQHIAQALSEHRAPFEIPNPNYVVPGLTATLRQQQHIQQKLPSTEAPDKKTPCQPPKATCQVSYQLAPSAIHPQVSAVGQSQVQHIEQALSGNRAPFEIPSTNYFVAGLTVTSPEASEQEITRPPPENNDKVACQLISSVIRPQISTGQAQPLSLVLSGNRAKVKNSSPTNFVPRLTAISPKAFEQERTCQPLKATCQRN